The following coding sequences lie in one Conexibacter woesei Iso977N genomic window:
- a CDS encoding ABC transporter permease — MSVLPAPRVHARSRIATRFSSFGPLVVVAGTICVLLVLAAVFAPLVAPHDPNAIDPINVFLGSSSDHLLGTDDTGRDLLSRLIYGARPSLAGPAFVMLLASTLGAALALVAGWYGGWVDGGISRLIDVLFAFPGLIIAIIAAAVFGAGFTAPVIALAIAYTPLIARVLRSAVVKQRSLPYVEALRVQGCSGLAICFRHIVPNVAPLMFVQFAVGFGYAMLDLAAISFLGLGIQPPTAEWGVMAANGKAAIPDGNPQQSLYAALVVVIAVVCFNIVGEHFARRFEAEDVI, encoded by the coding sequence ATGAGCGTCCTGCCCGCACCGCGCGTCCACGCGCGGTCGAGGATCGCCACGCGGTTCTCGTCGTTCGGTCCGTTGGTCGTCGTGGCCGGGACCATCTGCGTGCTGTTGGTCCTCGCGGCGGTCTTCGCGCCGCTCGTCGCGCCGCACGACCCGAACGCGATCGACCCCATCAACGTGTTCCTGGGGTCCTCGAGCGACCACCTGCTCGGCACCGACGACACAGGCCGGGACCTGTTGTCGCGGTTGATCTACGGCGCGCGCCCGTCGCTGGCCGGGCCGGCCTTCGTGATGTTGTTGGCCTCGACCCTCGGCGCCGCGCTGGCGCTGGTCGCGGGCTGGTACGGCGGCTGGGTCGACGGCGGGATCTCGCGCCTGATCGACGTCCTGTTCGCGTTCCCGGGGCTGATCATCGCGATCATCGCCGCCGCGGTCTTCGGCGCCGGCTTCACCGCGCCCGTGATCGCGCTGGCGATCGCCTACACGCCGCTGATCGCGCGCGTCCTGCGCAGCGCGGTGGTCAAGCAGCGCTCGCTGCCCTACGTCGAGGCGCTCCGGGTCCAGGGCTGCAGCGGCCTGGCGATCTGCTTCAGGCACATCGTCCCGAACGTCGCGCCGCTGATGTTCGTGCAGTTCGCGGTCGGCTTCGGCTACGCGATGCTCGACCTCGCGGCGATCTCGTTCCTGGGCCTCGGCATCCAGCCGCCGACCGCCGAGTGGGGCGTGATGGCGGCCAACGGCAAGGCCGCGATCCCGGACGGCAACCCGCAGCAGTCGCTCTACGCGGCGCTCGTCGTAGTCATAGCAGTCGTGTGCTTCAACATCGTCGGCGAGCACTTCGCGCGGCGGTTCGAGGCCGAGGACGTGATCTAG
- a CDS encoding ABC transporter ATP-binding protein, which produces MSLLEIDGLHVELPGPDGGRRPVIHDVELHVDAGEAVGLVGESGSGKTMTLRSIVHLLPRGAVASGSVRFDGTDVLALKGAELRRWLASDVAVVFQDPRAHINPTRTIGDFLCEARVLVRGEKRGAAMARAEALLDAVGIADARRRLRQRPFELSGGMLQRVMIAAALAAEPKLILADEPTTALDVTTQEEVMAILDELRRERGLAMVFVTHDLELATAVCDRVAVMYAGRIVEDEPAAALHACAAHPYTVALLAARPGLRAGGEPLATIEGRPISAFEASDACAFAPRCPRAEAVCRVQRPALRDVGGGAGRAACHFAEAQVVAT; this is translated from the coding sequence ATGTCGTTGTTGGAGATCGACGGGCTGCACGTCGAGCTGCCCGGCCCGGACGGCGGCAGGCGGCCGGTGATCCACGACGTCGAGTTGCACGTGGACGCCGGCGAGGCGGTCGGGCTGGTCGGCGAGTCGGGCTCGGGCAAGACCATGACCTTGCGCTCGATCGTGCACCTGCTGCCGCGGGGCGCGGTCGCGAGCGGGAGCGTGCGCTTCGACGGGACCGACGTGTTGGCCTTGAAGGGCGCCGAGCTGCGCCGCTGGCTGGCCTCCGACGTCGCGGTCGTCTTCCAGGACCCGCGCGCGCACATCAACCCGACGCGGACGATCGGCGACTTCCTCTGCGAGGCGCGCGTCCTGGTCCGCGGGGAGAAGCGCGGCGCCGCGATGGCCCGCGCCGAGGCGCTGCTGGACGCCGTCGGGATCGCCGACGCGCGCAGGCGCCTGCGCCAGCGGCCGTTCGAGCTGTCGGGCGGGATGCTGCAGCGCGTGATGATCGCGGCCGCACTGGCCGCCGAGCCGAAGCTGATCCTCGCCGACGAGCCGACGACCGCGCTGGACGTCACCACGCAGGAGGAGGTGATGGCGATCCTCGACGAGTTGCGCCGCGAGCGCGGGCTGGCGATGGTCTTCGTCACCCACGACCTCGAGCTCGCCACCGCGGTCTGCGACCGCGTGGCGGTGATGTACGCCGGGCGGATCGTCGAGGACGAGCCCGCCGCCGCGCTGCACGCCTGCGCGGCGCACCCCTACACGGTGGCGTTGCTCGCCGCGCGGCCGGGGCTGCGCGCGGGCGGCGAGCCGCTGGCGACGATCGAGGGGCGGCCGATCAGCGCGTTCGAGGCGAGCGACGCGTGCGCGTTCGCGCCGCGCTGCCCGCGCGCGGAGGCCGTGTGCCGGGTGCAACGCCCGGCGCTCCGCGACGTCGGCGGCGGCGCGGGGCGCGCCGCCTGCCACTTCGCGGAGGCGCAGGTGGTCGCGACATGA
- a CDS encoding ABC transporter permease produces the protein MTIALFIGRRLVALLATLVVASIVIYGALAIAPGDPATLLVGGGKPNPAVIAEIHREYHLDDPFLSQYWHWASHAVRGDFGQSVVFRSSVMSLIGARIWTTVMLVVYSALLILLLGVSLGILAGLRGGAVGTAVTTITTIAMATPTFVMAILLIWIFSTKLTWFPVFGSGDGFTDKIKHLTLPAVALAFTYIAYVARITRTSVATELRSEHVDTARSRGIAFPQIVRRHVLRNAAAPILTVSGLTIAGLIAGTAVAEQAFGINGIGSLLVDSAGKHDLAVVQALALIMVTAFVVTSTVADVINVALDPRLARKGA, from the coding sequence ATGACGATCGCGCTCTTCATCGGGCGCCGCCTGGTGGCGCTGCTGGCGACGTTGGTCGTCGCCAGCATCGTCATCTACGGCGCGCTGGCCATCGCCCCGGGCGATCCGGCCACGCTGCTGGTGGGTGGGGGCAAGCCCAACCCGGCGGTGATCGCGGAGATCCACAGGGAGTACCACCTCGACGACCCGTTCCTGTCGCAGTACTGGCACTGGGCCAGCCACGCGGTGCGTGGCGACTTCGGGCAGTCGGTGGTCTTCCGCTCCTCGGTGATGAGCCTGATCGGCGCGCGCATCTGGACGACCGTCATGTTGGTGGTCTACAGCGCGCTGCTGATCCTCCTGCTCGGCGTGTCCCTCGGCATCCTCGCGGGCCTCCGCGGGGGTGCCGTCGGGACCGCCGTGACGACGATCACCACGATCGCGATGGCGACGCCCACGTTCGTCATGGCGATCCTGCTGATCTGGATCTTCTCGACCAAGCTGACGTGGTTCCCGGTCTTCGGCAGCGGCGACGGCTTCACCGACAAGATCAAGCACCTGACCCTGCCGGCGGTCGCGCTGGCGTTCACCTACATCGCCTACGTCGCGCGGATCACGCGCACGAGCGTGGCCACCGAGCTGCGCTCCGAGCACGTCGACACCGCGCGCAGCCGCGGGATCGCGTTCCCGCAGATCGTGCGCCGCCACGTGCTGCGCAACGCCGCCGCGCCGATCCTGACCGTGAGCGGCCTGACGATCGCGGGGCTGATCGCCGGGACCGCGGTCGCCGAGCAGGCGTTCGGCATCAACGGCATCGGCTCGCTGCTGGTCGACAGCGCGGGCAAGCACGACCTCGCCGTTGTGCAAGCACTTGCGCTGATCATGGTCACGGCGTTCGTCGTGACGAGCACGGTCGCCGACGTCATCAACGTGGCCCTGGACCCGCGCCTGGCCCGGAAGGGGGCCTAG
- a CDS encoding LLM class flavin-dependent oxidoreductase, with amino-acid sequence MTRWGLNLPLPGLPLPAHRPIVEQLPDLGFDSVWTGEGGGQDAFTPLAAAAAWQPRLGLGTGVVPAATRGPAVLAQTAATLAELSSGPVLLGVGSSVPAHVEALNGVPFTRPLTHTKDTVRTLKRSLSGDGAPRVILGALRAQMLRFAYDEGDGAIVNLVFAQDLQEVLARADAPRPGKETIVKLFVCPTPDRDHARAHGRAFLGWLINQRPYHAFHAELPNAPRLAKSQQRFAQGDTLGARAALPDDVVDALWLSGHPEEIREQIARYLQPGVTRIVLYVAPTPELIRNPYALPDVLHAIRPEPARV; translated from the coding sequence ATGACCCGCTGGGGCCTGAACCTCCCGCTGCCCGGCCTGCCGCTGCCCGCGCACCGGCCGATCGTCGAGCAGCTCCCCGACCTCGGCTTCGACTCGGTCTGGACCGGCGAGGGCGGCGGCCAGGACGCGTTCACGCCGCTGGCGGCCGCCGCCGCGTGGCAGCCGCGCCTCGGCCTCGGGACCGGCGTCGTCCCCGCCGCGACGCGCGGCCCCGCCGTGCTCGCCCAGACCGCCGCGACGCTCGCCGAGCTCTCCAGCGGACCGGTGCTGCTCGGCGTCGGCTCCTCGGTCCCCGCGCACGTCGAGGCGCTCAACGGCGTGCCGTTCACCAGGCCGCTCACGCACACCAAGGACACGGTCCGGACGCTCAAGCGAAGCCTCTCCGGAGACGGCGCGCCCCGCGTGATCCTCGGCGCCCTGCGCGCGCAGATGCTCCGCTTCGCCTACGACGAGGGCGACGGCGCGATCGTCAACCTCGTCTTCGCCCAAGACCTTCAGGAAGTCCTGGCGCGCGCCGACGCGCCCCGGCCCGGCAAGGAGACGATCGTCAAGCTCTTCGTCTGCCCCACCCCGGACCGCGACCACGCCCGCGCGCACGGCCGCGCGTTCCTGGGGTGGTTGATCAACCAGAGGCCGTACCACGCCTTCCACGCCGAGCTTCCGAACGCACCGCGCCTCGCGAAGTCCCAGCAGCGCTTCGCGCAGGGCGACACCCTCGGCGCCCGCGCCGCGCTCCCCGACGACGTCGTCGACGCGCTCTGGCTCAGCGGCCACCCCGAGGAGATCCGCGAGCAGATCGCCCGCTACCTCCAGCCCGGCGTCACCCGGATCGTCCTCTACGTCGCCCCCACGCCGGAGCTGATCCGCAACCCCTACGCGTTGCCGGACGTCCTGCACGCCATCCGCCCGGAGCCGGCCCGTGTCTGA
- a CDS encoding TetR/AcrR family transcriptional regulator encodes MPIDVNAEERLAQIAEATLRVVEKRGADGVTIRAVADEMGGSTTVVTNYIPTRTRLISNAVHHAIDGWDDELAQQMEGVAPEDELRLLARWSSSTTGDDPIIRQLFIELLAKAGDGEELDALRKDGQEHREHFRVAAAAAGVAEPDFAADLMHLILRGFYLAAVEDPEHWSTERVQPVVDHLIDLLVATPAPAAAPARKRRRPRG; translated from the coding sequence GTGCCCATCGACGTGAATGCCGAGGAGCGACTGGCGCAGATCGCCGAGGCGACCCTGCGTGTGGTCGAGAAGCGCGGCGCCGACGGCGTCACGATCCGCGCGGTCGCCGACGAGATGGGCGGCTCGACGACCGTCGTCACCAACTACATCCCGACGCGGACGCGGCTGATCTCCAACGCCGTGCACCACGCGATCGACGGCTGGGACGACGAGCTGGCCCAGCAGATGGAGGGCGTCGCGCCCGAGGACGAGCTGCGGCTGCTCGCGCGCTGGTCGTCCTCGACGACCGGCGACGACCCGATCATCCGCCAGCTCTTCATCGAGCTGCTGGCCAAGGCCGGCGACGGCGAGGAGCTCGACGCGCTGCGCAAGGACGGCCAGGAGCACCGCGAGCACTTCCGCGTCGCCGCGGCGGCGGCCGGCGTGGCCGAGCCGGACTTCGCGGCCGACCTGATGCACTTGATCCTGCGCGGGTTCTACCTCGCGGCGGTCGAGGATCCCGAGCACTGGTCGACCGAGCGCGTGCAGCCGGTCGTCGACCACCTGATCGACCTGCTGGTGGCGACGCCGGCCCCCGCCGCGGCGCCCGCGCGCAAGAGGCGCAGGCCGCGCGGCTGA
- a CDS encoding MFS transporter encodes MQRALPFAGVYLVLFLIGAETFLVSPLLPTIADDLGEREAVVATTVTAYTLAYALSAPFLSPVFDAYPRRTAIGVGTVLFLVGNVLAAVAGGIVVLVGARVVGALGAAIAGPAIWAHLSERAPSDAQGRMIGLGLAAFSAGTALGVPAASLAAGTGGWRAAFAVLAVASAAALPLVWWQARPSHGEEVRAQEGRPSTFAVWRDPALRSALAVVFLLQGANLGAYTFLGAVLDDHFDLSVTTLGLVGVLVGVGGAAGSLVAGRIGDSTRNERSWLAVWSAVLALGVVVAVWASVLPLAALAVLVWFFASGAFTATAQTLLVSVRPDLAAISSSWNTALLYAGAAAGVAIIQALPDRDVAVTLVGGGLALAAAALARSREHVGALAEARS; translated from the coding sequence ATGCAGCGTGCCTTGCCCTTCGCCGGCGTCTACCTCGTCCTGTTCCTGATCGGTGCGGAGACGTTCCTGGTGTCGCCGTTGTTGCCGACGATCGCCGACGATCTGGGTGAGCGGGAGGCGGTGGTGGCCACCACGGTCACGGCGTACACGTTGGCGTATGCCTTGAGCGCGCCGTTCCTGAGCCCGGTGTTCGACGCGTATCCGCGGCGGACGGCGATCGGGGTCGGCACGGTGCTGTTCTTGGTGGGGAACGTCCTGGCGGCGGTCGCCGGTGGGATCGTCGTGCTGGTCGGTGCGCGGGTGGTGGGTGCGCTGGGCGCCGCGATCGCGGGGCCGGCGATCTGGGCGCATCTGAGCGAACGGGCGCCGAGCGACGCTCAGGGGCGGATGATCGGCCTCGGGCTCGCGGCGTTCTCCGCCGGGACCGCGCTCGGCGTCCCGGCGGCGAGCCTCGCCGCGGGCACCGGCGGCTGGCGCGCGGCGTTCGCGGTGCTGGCGGTGGCCTCGGCGGCCGCGCTCCCGCTGGTCTGGTGGCAGGCGCGGCCGTCACACGGAGAGGAGGTGCGGGCGCAGGAGGGACGGCCCAGCACGTTCGCCGTCTGGCGCGACCCCGCGCTGCGCAGCGCACTGGCGGTGGTCTTCCTGCTCCAGGGCGCCAACCTCGGGGCCTACACCTTCCTCGGCGCGGTCCTCGACGACCACTTCGACCTCTCGGTCACCACGCTGGGCCTCGTCGGCGTGCTCGTCGGCGTCGGCGGCGCGGCGGGCTCGCTCGTCGCAGGCCGGATCGGCGACAGCACGCGCAACGAGCGCTCGTGGCTGGCGGTCTGGAGCGCGGTCCTCGCCCTCGGCGTCGTCGTCGCGGTCTGGGCGTCCGTGCTCCCGCTCGCCGCGCTCGCCGTCCTGGTCTGGTTCTTCGCCAGCGGCGCCTTCACCGCCACGGCTCAGACGCTGCTCGTCTCGGTCCGCCCCGACCTCGCCGCGATCTCCAGCTCCTGGAACACCGCGCTGCTCTACGCGGGCGCCGCGGCCGGCGTCGCGATCATCCAGGCGCTGCCGGACCGCGACGTCGCGGTCACGCTCGTCGGCGGCGGCCTCGCGCTCGCCGCCGCGGCGCTCGCCCGCAGCCGCGAACACGTCGGCGCGCTGGCGGAGGCGCGCTCATGA
- a CDS encoding helix-turn-helix transcriptional regulator — protein MTNSSVTPLHKPSAPTPARKELGSFLRAHRERTSPEQVGLPSTGRRRTSGLRREEVATLAGVGVTWYTWIEQGRVSPSKQVLEALARTLQLNAASTRHLMGLAGLQADLPPESAHAEATRRLEPVLSALETTPAVLVDRRLDMTSWNPAYAALWGDPAAIEPRRRNLMWTLAASPQLKATLVDWDGFARTILAHFRAQTAVRMAEDRTREIYAALHEDAPDLADWWACHGVGEPASRATELALAGDVRVQLMTTALRPVEDPEALLLLHAPRRAADHAAVAAAVRAAARPFSQVG, from the coding sequence GTGACCAACTCCTCCGTCACGCCCCTGCACAAGCCTTCCGCGCCGACACCGGCGCGGAAGGAGCTGGGCTCCTTCCTACGGGCCCACCGCGAGCGGACGTCGCCGGAGCAGGTCGGCCTGCCGTCGACCGGACGGCGCCGGACCTCGGGCCTGCGCCGCGAGGAGGTCGCGACGCTCGCCGGGGTCGGGGTGACCTGGTACACGTGGATCGAGCAGGGTCGCGTCTCGCCCTCCAAGCAGGTGCTGGAGGCGCTGGCCCGGACGCTGCAGCTCAACGCGGCGTCGACCCGGCACCTGATGGGGCTCGCGGGCCTGCAGGCCGACCTCCCGCCGGAGTCGGCCCACGCCGAGGCGACGCGCCGGCTGGAGCCGGTCCTCTCGGCACTGGAGACGACGCCCGCGGTGCTCGTCGACCGGCGCCTGGACATGACGTCCTGGAACCCGGCCTACGCGGCGCTCTGGGGCGACCCGGCGGCGATCGAGCCGCGGCGCCGCAACCTGATGTGGACGCTCGCCGCGAGCCCGCAGCTGAAGGCCACGCTCGTCGACTGGGACGGCTTCGCGCGCACGATCCTCGCGCACTTCCGCGCGCAGACCGCCGTGCGGATGGCGGAGGACCGGACGCGGGAGATCTACGCCGCCCTGCACGAGGACGCACCCGACCTCGCCGACTGGTGGGCGTGCCATGGCGTCGGCGAGCCGGCGTCGCGCGCCACCGAGCTGGCGCTGGCCGGCGATGTCCGGGTCCAGCTGATGACGACGGCGCTGCGGCCCGTCGAGGACCCGGAGGCGCTGCTGCTCCTCCACGCACCGAGGCGCGCGGCCGATCACGCCGCCGTCGCAGCGGCCGTGCGGGCGGCCGCCCGGCCGTTCTCGCAGGTCGGCTGA
- a CDS encoding ABC transporter substrate-binding protein gives MLEVRWRLAAPVVALSCCAVAAGCGGSSSDKGSGGGGSGSGATAAADTTKLVTDTPAATGDVDKVTWALPYGEPLSLDPQKAGDYSPNTVVNNLCDNLLRLQPDFSIKAGLASYAQPDPKTIVFTIQSGARFWDGRPVTPADVVYSLERNTDPKVQSPAAAAFRFVASIKATGAHRVTVKFKQPDSAFLAQMSSATSAVSERAFTEKAGKAYGTAQGGLMCSGPFKLDKWTSGEQIATSANPDYWDAALKPRAKTFIYKFIPDSSTLTSALQSGEIDGTYEAPVGSLKALRSSNAGRLYVGPSTQSLSIGATTSTGPASDPNVRTALDLAIDKNALVKNVLRGSGTPLKTFTPPFTYNGSPARDVYQQGYDALADNSTANMDEARKLIADAHVGSRTLTLATISGVQLATQTATIVQATGKAIGLNIKIKQMQPTEFSALFYDPSKRAGVDFIIAMGYIDTPNVLNYAPLFTMKPPAGLFNWVGYSNPEVTKELVAAQADTDPQSSAQHFVNAQKLYAPARLQISLANIYENLFMNKKITGATASFSYINSPWAASVGAAGSN, from the coding sequence ATGCTCGAAGTGCGTTGGCGCCTGGCGGCGCCGGTGGTGGCGTTGTCGTGTTGTGCGGTCGCCGCGGGGTGCGGTGGCTCCAGCAGCGACAAGGGGAGCGGAGGTGGCGGTTCCGGAAGCGGCGCCACGGCGGCGGCCGACACGACCAAGCTCGTGACGGACACGCCCGCGGCGACCGGGGACGTCGACAAGGTCACGTGGGCACTGCCCTACGGCGAGCCGCTGTCGCTCGATCCCCAGAAGGCGGGTGACTACTCGCCCAACACGGTGGTCAACAACTTGTGCGACAACCTGCTGCGCCTGCAGCCGGACTTCTCGATCAAGGCCGGCCTGGCCAGCTACGCGCAGCCCGACCCGAAGACGATCGTCTTCACGATCCAGTCCGGCGCGAGGTTCTGGGACGGCAGGCCGGTCACGCCCGCCGACGTCGTCTACAGCCTGGAGCGCAACACCGACCCGAAGGTCCAGTCGCCCGCCGCGGCGGCGTTCCGGTTCGTCGCGTCGATCAAGGCGACCGGCGCCCACAGGGTCACGGTCAAGTTCAAGCAGCCCGACTCCGCGTTCCTCGCGCAGATGAGCTCGGCGACCTCGGCGGTCAGCGAGAGGGCGTTCACCGAGAAGGCCGGGAAGGCCTACGGGACCGCCCAGGGCGGCCTGATGTGCTCCGGTCCGTTCAAGCTCGACAAGTGGACCTCGGGCGAGCAGATCGCGACCAGCGCCAACCCGGACTACTGGGACGCCGCGCTGAAGCCGAGGGCCAAGACCTTCATCTACAAGTTCATCCCCGACAGCAGCACGCTGACCAGCGCCCTGCAGTCCGGCGAGATCGACGGCACCTACGAGGCGCCGGTCGGCAGCCTCAAGGCCCTCAGGAGCTCGAACGCCGGCAGGCTCTACGTCGGCCCGAGCACGCAGTCGCTGTCGATCGGCGCGACGACCTCCACCGGCCCGGCGTCGGACCCCAACGTGCGCACGGCGCTCGACCTCGCGATCGACAAGAACGCGCTGGTCAAGAACGTCCTGCGCGGCAGCGGCACGCCGCTGAAGACGTTCACGCCGCCGTTCACCTACAACGGCTCGCCGGCCAGGGACGTCTACCAGCAGGGCTACGACGCGCTCGCCGACAACAGCACGGCGAACATGGACGAGGCCAGGAAGCTGATCGCCGACGCCCACGTCGGGAGCAGGACGCTCACGCTGGCGACGATCTCCGGTGTCCAGCTGGCGACCCAGACGGCCACGATCGTCCAGGCGACCGGCAAGGCCATCGGGTTGAACATCAAGATCAAGCAGATGCAGCCGACCGAGTTCTCGGCGCTGTTCTACGACCCGAGCAAGCGGGCGGGCGTGGACTTCATCATCGCGATGGGCTACATCGACACGCCCAACGTCCTCAACTACGCGCCGCTGTTCACGATGAAGCCGCCGGCGGGGCTGTTCAACTGGGTCGGCTACTCCAACCCGGAGGTCACGAAGGAGCTGGTGGCCGCCCAGGCCGACACCGACCCGCAGTCGTCGGCCCAGCACTTCGTCAACGCGCAGAAGCTCTACGCGCCCGCGCGCCTGCAGATCTCGCTGGCCAACATCTACGAGAACCTGTTCATGAACAAGAAGATCACGGGCGCGACCGCGTCGTTCTCGTACATCAACTCGCCGTGGGCGGCCAGCGTCGGCGCCGCGGGCTCCAACTAG
- a CDS encoding amidase codes for MSTQPSSPSTASPDLWRWSASALAAAIHERQVSASEAVEASLARIAEVNGKLNALVDVPAERAREQAAEADRAVASGAPLAPLHGVPVSIKDNVDEAGLINSGGVPAAVAGGPAAEDAPVVANLRAAGAISVGRSNVPAFSLRWFSDNDLHGRTLNPFDDGVTPGGSSGGAASAVASGMVPIAHGNDIGGSVRYPAHVCGVMGLRPTVGRIASWTGPDAQVPGLPPSPVLMAVEGVLARTAGDLDLGLRAMSARADLRDPACIPAPFARRAPLERGATLALFRGGREGTPVDDASSRALDVAAGWLREAGFGVEEIDVPQLAEAHRLWLLLLYTDLGGMLPAVRALGGEAINTSLDLGFEVVREAWGEVGLETYIGGHVRRTALIAEMQALLTKYPALIMPAGAVTPPHDADLDPALVGPLMAAQWPNSSVPLLGFPALTLPTGIDAGLPTGVQLLGGRFGESALLDVAEAIELSAPALTPIDPKF; via the coding sequence ATGAGCACGCAGCCCTCCTCTCCGAGCACGGCCTCCCCGGACCTCTGGCGCTGGTCGGCGTCCGCGCTGGCGGCGGCGATCCACGAGCGCCAGGTGTCGGCGAGCGAGGCGGTCGAGGCGTCGCTCGCGCGGATCGCCGAGGTCAACGGCAAGCTCAACGCGCTGGTCGACGTGCCGGCCGAGCGGGCGCGGGAGCAGGCCGCCGAGGCCGACCGCGCGGTCGCCTCCGGCGCGCCGCTGGCGCCGCTGCACGGCGTCCCGGTGTCGATCAAGGACAACGTCGACGAGGCCGGGCTGATCAACTCCGGCGGCGTGCCGGCGGCGGTCGCGGGCGGTCCGGCGGCGGAGGACGCGCCGGTCGTCGCGAACCTGCGCGCGGCGGGCGCGATCTCGGTGGGGCGCTCCAACGTCCCGGCGTTCTCGCTGCGCTGGTTCTCCGACAACGACCTGCACGGCCGGACGCTGAACCCGTTCGACGACGGGGTGACGCCCGGCGGCTCCAGCGGCGGCGCGGCGTCGGCGGTCGCGTCCGGGATGGTCCCGATCGCGCACGGCAACGACATCGGCGGCTCGGTCCGCTATCCCGCGCACGTCTGCGGCGTGATGGGGCTGCGGCCGACGGTCGGGCGGATCGCGTCCTGGACCGGTCCGGACGCGCAGGTGCCGGGGCTGCCGCCGTCGCCGGTGCTGATGGCGGTCGAGGGCGTGCTGGCGCGGACCGCGGGCGACCTCGACCTGGGGCTGCGCGCGATGTCGGCGCGGGCCGACCTGCGCGATCCGGCGTGCATCCCGGCGCCGTTCGCGCGGCGCGCGCCGCTGGAGCGGGGCGCGACGCTGGCGCTGTTCCGCGGCGGTAGGGAGGGCACGCCGGTCGACGACGCGTCGTCGCGCGCGCTCGACGTCGCCGCGGGGTGGCTGCGGGAGGCCGGGTTCGGTGTCGAGGAGATCGACGTGCCCCAGCTCGCCGAGGCACACCGGCTCTGGCTGCTGTTGTTGTACACCGACCTCGGCGGGATGCTGCCGGCCGTGCGGGCGCTGGGCGGCGAGGCCATCAACACGTCCTTGGATCTCGGCTTCGAGGTGGTGCGCGAGGCGTGGGGCGAGGTCGGCCTCGAGACCTACATCGGCGGCCACGTCCGCCGCACGGCGCTGATCGCCGAGATGCAGGCGCTGCTGACCAAGTACCCCGCGTTGATCATGCCCGCGGGCGCGGTGACGCCGCCGCACGACGCCGACCTCGACCCCGCGCTCGTCGGGCCGCTGATGGCCGCGCAATGGCCGAACTCTTCGGTGCCGCTGCTGGGCTTCCCGGCGCTGACGCTGCCGACCGGGATCGACGCCGGCCTGCCCACCGGCGTGCAGCTGCTCGGCGGCCGCTTCGGCGAATCGGCGCTGCTGGACGTCGCCGAGGCCATCGAGCTGAGCGCACCGGCGCTGACGCCGATCGACCCCAAGTTCTAG